The Phoenix dactylifera cultivar Barhee BC4 unplaced genomic scaffold, palm_55x_up_171113_PBpolish2nd_filt_p 001451F, whole genome shotgun sequence genome contains a region encoding:
- the LOC120108640 gene encoding 60S acidic ribosomal protein P1-like — MSTGELACSYAALILHDDGIPVTAEKISTLVKAATLKIDSYWAPLFAKLLEKRSVDDLILSVGSGGGGAPVAVAAPAGGAGGAAAAAAAPAAEEKEEPKEESDDDMGFSLFD, encoded by the exons ATGTCCACCGGAGAGCTTGCCTGCTCCTACGCGGCCCTCATCCTCCACGACGATGGCATCCCCGTCAcg GCGGAGAAGATCTCCACCTTGGTGAAGGCCGCCACCCTGAAGATTGACTCCTACTGGGCTCCGCTCTTCGCGAAGCTGCTCGAGAAGAGGAGCGTCGACGACCTCATATTGAGCGTTGGATCTG GGGGAGGCGGCGCCCCGGTTGCTGTCGCGGCGCCGGCGGGTGGTGCTGGCGGTGCGGCTGCCGCTGCTGCCGCGCCCGCAGCTGAGGAGAAG GAGGAGCCGAAGGAGGAGAGCGATGACGACATGGGATTCAGCCTATTCGATTAG